The genome window TTAGGTGTGGAGATAATGGAAAACTCGGAATTGGATCTTTATGAATCTTTTCAACAACATAAGGATGACTCAAGAATTCCTTCCATTGTAAAAGAGATGGAACAGGAACTGGGAGATGGAAACGGATATCCTGGAATTCTTCCTGCATTGGCACAATATGAGCTGACTTTGAAAGATTGGGCTGAAAACAATAAGGGGGCGTCGGAGTACATAGTATTCGCAAATAAATGCTGGCCTGCATTCCAGAGACAGTTTGGGTTCGTTCCATGCTATGTAAATTCAAGGCTTGCGTCTATAGGTATGCCTGTAGCATGTGAAACAGATATCTATGGTGCATTGAGTGAATATATCATAACCTGTGCGACTAAGCTTCCTGCTACTATTTTAGACATAAACAACACTGTACCCAAAGACATGTACGAAAACAATAAAGACAAATTTAACGATTATAAATTAAATGACCTTTTTATGGGATTTCATTGTGGAAATACTCCAGCGTCTTGTATGAAGAATTTTGCAATGAAGTATCAGTTAATTATGCACAGACTTTTAGAACCTTCAAAAGAGCCTGATATATCAAGAGGAACACTTGAGGGGGCAATCAGGCCGGGAGATATGACTTTCTTCAGGATTCAGGGAACTGCAGACTGCAGTCTGAAATGCTATATAGCAAGTGGAGAAATTATAGATGTAGATCCTAAATCATTTGGTGGGATAGGAATTTTTGCAATAAAAGAGATGGCCAGGTTCTACAGGTATGTTTTAATCGCAAAGAGATACCCGCATCACGGCGGTGTGGCTTTTAAACACGCGGGAAAGATATTGTTTGAAGCTATGAGAATGCTTGGAGTTCAGGATATTGCGTTTAATCAGCCTCCTTCAATGCTTTATAAGGATGAAAACCCGTTTAAATAGTATAAATAGTCTAGGTCTTTATGATAGGAATGGAGGTTTTTAAATATGAGTAGGAAATACACAATTGGAGTTGATTTTGGAACGCTATCCGGCCGGGCAGTACTGGTGGATGTATCAACAGGGGAAGAAATCGCAACATCTGTGAAGGAATATACTCACGGGGTTATGTCGGATTATTTGCCTGATAAGGTAACTAAACTTGGGCACGATTGGGCACTCCAGCATCCCAAGGATTGGTTGGAAGTATTTGAGGAAACCATACCCAAGGTATTAAAAGAATCAGGGGTAAGCCCCGATGATGTCATTGGCGTAGGGGTTGACTTTACTGCTTGTACAATTTTGCCTTCTGACAGTATGGGAGTGCCTCTTTGTCTTAAGGATGAATATAAATCAAATCCCCATGCATGGCCAAAGCTTTGGAAACATCATGCAGCACAGGATGAGGCCAATAAAATAAATTTAATCGCAAAAGAAAGAGGAGAAAAATTTGTAAACAGGTATGGTGGAAAACAGTCTTCCGAATGGGAAGTTGCAAAAGTCTGGCAGGTCTTAAATGAAGCCCCTGAAATCTATGAAGCTATGGACAGATGGATTGAAGCTGCCGACTGGGTCACATGGCAGCTTACAGGCGTAGAAAAGAGGCAAATATGCACAGCAGGATATAAGGGAATCTGGCATAAGCAGGAAGGTTATCCTTCCAAAGAATTTTTTAAAGCCCTGGACCCAAGGCTTGAAAATTATGTGGAAGAAAAGCTTTCAAAGGATTTATATCCACTTGGCTCAAAGGCGGGTGAAATTACTAAAGAAGCTGCTCTGATGACAGGATTGAAACAGGGGACTGCCGTGTGCGTTGGAAACGTTGATGCCCATGTATCAATTCCGGCTGTTGGAATTACTGAGCCGGGTAAGATGTTGATGATAGTCGGAACCTCCACTTGTGATATATTGCTGGGCACCGAAGAAAAAATTGTCCCCGGAATGTGTGGGGTTGTTGAAGATGGTGCTATGCCG of Pseudobacteroides sp. contains these proteins:
- a CDS encoding fucose isomerase, which produces MINIPKVKLGIAAVSRDCFPAELSKERRQKVVKACELQNIQIVEVQTIVENEADVLKALDELKNADVNALVVYLGNFGPEGPETLLAKKFNGPSMFVAAAEETENNLIDGRGDAYCGMLNASYNLGLRKLNPYIPQYPVGTPDEITGMIGDFENIARVILGVSKLKLIGFGPRPQDFLACNAPIKPLYDLGVEIMENSELDLYESFQQHKDDSRIPSIVKEMEQELGDGNGYPGILPALAQYELTLKDWAENNKGASEYIVFANKCWPAFQRQFGFVPCYVNSRLASIGMPVACETDIYGALSEYIITCATKLPATILDINNTVPKDMYENNKDKFNDYKLNDLFMGFHCGNTPASCMKNFAMKYQLIMHRLLEPSKEPDISRGTLEGAIRPGDMTFFRIQGTADCSLKCYIASGEIIDVDPKSFGGIGIFAIKEMARFYRYVLIAKRYPHHGGVAFKHAGKILFEAMRMLGVQDIAFNQPPSMLYKDENPFK
- the araB gene encoding ribulokinase, with the translated sequence MSRKYTIGVDFGTLSGRAVLVDVSTGEEIATSVKEYTHGVMSDYLPDKVTKLGHDWALQHPKDWLEVFEETIPKVLKESGVSPDDVIGVGVDFTACTILPSDSMGVPLCLKDEYKSNPHAWPKLWKHHAAQDEANKINLIAKERGEKFVNRYGGKQSSEWEVAKVWQVLNEAPEIYEAMDRWIEAADWVTWQLTGVEKRQICTAGYKGIWHKQEGYPSKEFFKALDPRLENYVEEKLSKDLYPLGSKAGEITKEAALMTGLKQGTAVCVGNVDAHVSIPAVGITEPGKMLMIVGTSTCDILLGTEEKIVPGMCGVVEDGAMPGYFAYESGQSCVGDHFDWFVKNCVPSSYMEEACKRGINIHKLLREKASALEVGESGLVALDWWNGNRSVLVDVDLTGLIIGLTLQSKPEEIYRTLIEATAYGKRIIIEIFRESGVPINELYACGGIASKDDFMMQIYADVTNMEIRIGASSQTPALGAAMFAAVAAGKERGGYDSIFEAAKVMGKVKEKSFRPIPENVEMYNRLYEQYKILHDYFGRGHNDVMKKLKKIKEEASIYKDQMVKEEV